From a region of the Acidimicrobiales bacterium genome:
- a CDS encoding zinc-binding dehydrogenase, which translates to MRALRLLGDKHLDVYEVPDPEPGPADVVVRLTRAAVCGTDIHLYRAPADIVPPVVPGHEPVGVVEHAGDAAPVALLGTRVLVAGVVGCGGCAMCRSGVNNACAQAVAMGLSRDGADATHVVVPWTNVVALPDELSCDAAAVLTCAGGTAYTVMRECGVTGEDQVAVLGLGPVGLSLVILATSMGATVVGSDPVAARRRQALDLGAAAVVDPSTGDAAELLQAATSGRGYDVVAECVGRAETQKLALAVVAMRGRVAMAGLGDEPVTVNWMRDVLARHARVVGISATPIAYFPALVERAARLRLPFERLVTHRFPLEQAVEAFAVMESGDCGKVVFDFACS; encoded by the coding sequence GTGCGAGCTCTCCGTCTTCTGGGCGACAAACACCTCGACGTCTACGAGGTACCCGACCCGGAGCCCGGTCCTGCCGACGTCGTCGTCCGGCTGACCCGTGCTGCCGTGTGTGGCACCGACATCCACCTCTACCGCGCCCCTGCCGACATCGTGCCGCCCGTCGTCCCCGGCCACGAACCGGTCGGTGTCGTCGAGCATGCGGGGGACGCCGCGCCCGTTGCGCTGCTCGGCACCCGGGTGCTGGTCGCAGGCGTCGTGGGGTGCGGCGGGTGCGCGATGTGCCGATCGGGCGTCAACAACGCGTGCGCCCAGGCCGTGGCGATGGGCCTCAGCCGTGACGGCGCCGATGCGACCCATGTGGTCGTCCCGTGGACGAACGTGGTGGCCCTCCCCGACGAGCTGTCGTGCGACGCAGCCGCCGTGCTCACGTGTGCGGGTGGCACGGCGTACACCGTGATGCGCGAATGCGGCGTCACCGGTGAGGACCAAGTCGCCGTGCTCGGGCTGGGCCCCGTCGGGCTCAGTCTTGTCATCCTCGCCACATCGATGGGCGCCACCGTCGTGGGGTCCGACCCGGTGGCAGCACGGCGCCGACAGGCGCTCGACCTGGGGGCCGCAGCCGTGGTCGACCCCAGCACGGGCGACGCCGCCGAGCTGCTTCAAGCGGCCACCAGTGGCCGCGGCTACGACGTCGTGGCCGAGTGCGTGGGCCGAGCCGAGACGCAGAAGCTCGCCTTGGCTGTGGTCGCCATGCGGGGGCGGGTGGCGATGGCGGGATTGGGGGACGAGCCCGTCACCGTCAACTGGATGCGTGACGTCTTGGCGCGACACGCCCGCGTCGTCGGCATCTCCGCCACGCCGATCGCCTACTTCCCCGCACTGGTCGAGCGCGCCGCCCGGCTGCGGCTGCCGTTCGAGCGGCTGGTGACGCACCGTTTCCCGTTGGAGCAGGCCGTCGAGGCCTTCGCGGTCATGGAGTCGGGCGACTGCGGCAAGGTCGTCTTCGACTTCGCCTGCAGTTAG
- a CDS encoding FAD-linked oxidase C-terminal domain-containing protein encodes MSHVEELRATLDASSVVTDPDVFEAFRHDQSTWAEPGMPSVLVRPRTTDEVVRIVRAANRYRVPIVPRGAGSGLSGGATAIEGCIVLSLDRMDAVLDVAPDDLVAVVQPGVLNGTLKATVAEEGLWYPPDPASAAFSSLGGNIATNAGGLCCLKYGTTRHWVLGLEAVLGDGRVVRTGGRTVKSVAGYDLTGLLVGSEGTLGVVTEATLRLAPAPPPRATLVAVFPTLAQAGAAVVAVVRRVVPSMLEIMDRTTVRAVDDWKRMELDRDAAALVLAQSDAPTPDARRRELDAVAELCRDHGALYEVATDDPDEGEQLLMARRLAYPALERLGATVLDDVSVPRSAVASLVSACEQVADEHGVIVATFGHAGDGNLHPTIVYDRNDAGSCQRARTAFEAVVNAAVSLGGTVTGEHGVGSLKHSLLPLEIDPVRTAVHQDLKRALDPNGILNPGRAV; translated from the coding sequence ATGTCGCACGTCGAAGAACTGCGGGCGACGCTCGATGCGTCGTCCGTGGTGACCGACCCCGACGTGTTCGAGGCCTTCCGGCATGACCAGTCGACGTGGGCCGAGCCGGGCATGCCGTCGGTGCTCGTGCGGCCGCGCACCACCGACGAGGTAGTCCGGATCGTGCGGGCGGCGAACCGCTACCGGGTGCCGATCGTGCCCAGGGGTGCGGGCTCCGGCCTGAGCGGAGGGGCCACCGCCATCGAGGGATGCATCGTGCTGTCACTCGATCGCATGGACGCGGTGCTCGACGTGGCGCCGGACGACCTGGTCGCGGTCGTGCAACCGGGCGTGCTCAACGGCACGTTGAAGGCGACCGTCGCGGAGGAGGGCCTCTGGTATCCGCCCGACCCCGCCAGCGCGGCTTTCTCCAGCCTCGGCGGAAACATCGCCACGAACGCAGGCGGCCTCTGCTGCTTGAAGTACGGCACCACCCGCCACTGGGTGCTCGGGCTCGAGGCTGTCCTCGGTGACGGGCGGGTCGTGCGCACCGGTGGCCGTACGGTGAAGTCCGTCGCCGGCTACGACCTCACCGGCCTACTCGTCGGTTCGGAGGGCACGCTCGGCGTCGTCACCGAGGCGACGCTGCGCCTGGCGCCCGCACCACCGCCTCGCGCCACGCTCGTGGCCGTGTTCCCGACCTTGGCCCAAGCAGGCGCCGCGGTGGTGGCTGTCGTCCGCCGGGTCGTCCCGTCGATGTTGGAGATCATGGACCGGACCACCGTACGGGCCGTCGACGACTGGAAGCGCATGGAGCTCGACCGCGACGCCGCGGCGTTGGTGCTCGCGCAGAGTGACGCCCCGACGCCGGACGCTCGACGCCGAGAGCTCGACGCGGTCGCAGAGCTGTGCCGCGACCACGGCGCGCTCTACGAAGTGGCCACCGACGACCCCGACGAGGGGGAACAGCTCCTCATGGCGCGCCGTCTCGCCTATCCCGCCCTCGAGCGACTGGGCGCCACGGTGCTCGACGATGTCAGCGTGCCGCGCTCGGCGGTTGCGTCGCTCGTGTCCGCGTGTGAGCAGGTCGCCGACGAGCACGGGGTGATCGTCGCCACTTTCGGTCACGCCGGCGACGGCAACCTCCACCCGACGATCGTGTACGACCGCAACGACGCCGGTTCCTGCCAGCGGGCTCGTACCGCCTTCGAGGCGGTGGTCAACGCGGCAGTGTCGCTGGGGGGGACGGTCACCGGCGAGCACGGCGTCGGCTCGCTGAAGCACTCGCTCCTGCCGCTGGAGATCGACCCCGTGAGGACGGCAGTGCACCAGGATCTCAAGCGGGCGCTCGACCCGAACGGCATTCTCAACCCAGGTCGGGCGGTCTAA
- a CDS encoding enoyl-CoA hydratase-related protein, translating into MTEYETLVVERRGAVEWITFNRPTRLNAMDGTFGRELAGRVEALRTDTSVRVVVLRGAGRAFCAGLDIGARMEGNDDGLAERLAEIVVGLRRLPQPVIALVHGAACGGGFALALAADIRIAGESARMNDAFVTLGVSGCELGMSYFLPRELGMSVAAELMFTGRFIDASRALRLGLVSDVVPDADLEMTAQPLIDDMLRVAPLALRKTKETLYRAVEVDKLEAVVEMELATQVKCMQGPDFEEGLRAFVEKRAPVFGA; encoded by the coding sequence GTGACCGAGTACGAGACGCTTGTCGTCGAGCGGCGAGGGGCAGTCGAGTGGATCACGTTCAATCGGCCGACGCGACTGAACGCCATGGACGGCACCTTCGGCCGGGAGCTGGCAGGACGAGTCGAGGCCCTACGGACCGACACGTCTGTGCGCGTCGTCGTGCTTCGAGGGGCGGGTCGCGCCTTTTGCGCCGGCCTCGACATCGGCGCACGCATGGAGGGCAACGACGACGGCCTCGCCGAGAGACTGGCCGAGATCGTCGTCGGCCTCCGACGGTTGCCCCAGCCGGTGATCGCCTTGGTGCACGGGGCGGCATGTGGCGGGGGCTTCGCCCTGGCTCTCGCCGCCGACATCCGCATCGCCGGTGAGTCGGCCCGGATGAACGACGCCTTCGTCACGCTCGGCGTGTCCGGCTGCGAGCTCGGCATGAGCTACTTCCTGCCGCGTGAGCTCGGCATGTCGGTGGCGGCAGAACTGATGTTCACGGGTCGGTTTATCGATGCTTCCCGCGCGCTGCGACTGGGCCTCGTCTCCGACGTGGTTCCCGACGCGGATCTGGAGATGACGGCCCAACCTTTGATCGACGACATGCTCCGGGTCGCGCCGTTGGCACTGCGCAAGACGAAGGAAACGCTGTACCGCGCTGTCGAGGTCGACAAGTTGGAGGCGGTGGTGGAGATGGAGCTCGCCACCCAGGTGAAGTGCATGCAGGGCCCCGACTTCGAGGAGGGGCTGCGAGCCTTCGTCGAAAAGCGGGCTCCCGTCTTCGGCGCCTGA
- a CDS encoding enoyl-CoA hydratase, with protein sequence MTVVYDTPADGVARLTLDRPEVRNAQNVQLLYDLNAAFDRAAADDDVRVVILAANGPHFSAGHDLYEDPVAVIGEHRTVGTWCGFGCAGAEGRMGIEKEIYLGFSERWRNLPKPTIAQVHGKVIAGGLMLVWPCDLVVASDDATFADNTVAMGVAGAEFFHHPWEVGARKAKEMLFTSDELTAADALRVGMVNHVVPRQELPAFTLALASRIAAKPLFALKTAKEAVNAAQDAQGRPSAMQTAFALHQLCHTHNLVVHGQLIDPGYLAPRKADA encoded by the coding sequence ATGACCGTCGTCTACGACACGCCGGCTGACGGAGTTGCTCGTCTGACGCTCGACCGCCCCGAGGTGCGCAACGCCCAGAACGTGCAGTTGCTCTACGACCTGAACGCGGCGTTCGACCGCGCCGCGGCCGACGACGACGTGCGGGTGGTGATCCTCGCCGCCAACGGACCGCACTTCTCGGCAGGCCATGACCTGTACGAGGACCCGGTCGCCGTCATCGGAGAACACCGCACCGTGGGGACGTGGTGCGGCTTTGGTTGCGCCGGGGCCGAGGGGCGGATGGGGATCGAGAAGGAGATCTACCTCGGGTTCTCCGAGCGCTGGCGCAACCTGCCCAAGCCGACCATTGCCCAGGTGCACGGCAAGGTGATCGCGGGCGGCCTCATGCTCGTATGGCCGTGCGACCTCGTGGTGGCTTCGGACGACGCCACCTTTGCCGACAACACCGTGGCGATGGGCGTCGCCGGTGCGGAGTTCTTCCACCATCCGTGGGAGGTCGGGGCCCGGAAGGCCAAAGAGATGCTCTTCACCTCCGACGAGCTGACGGCGGCCGATGCGTTGCGCGTCGGGATGGTCAACCACGTCGTGCCGCGCCAAGAGCTGCCGGCATTCACCCTCGCCCTTGCGTCGCGCATCGCAGCCAAGCCGCTCTTCGCCCTCAAGACGGCGAAAGAGGCGGTCAATGCCGCACAGGACGCCCAAGGGCGGCCGAGCGCCATGCAAACCGCGTTTGCTCTGCACCAGCTCTGCCACACGCACAACCTCGTCGTCCACGGGCAACTGATCGACCCCGGGTACCTGGCGCCGAGAAAGGCCGACGCGTGA
- a CDS encoding SDR family NAD(P)-dependent oxidoreductase codes for MIRFDGQVAVVTGAGRGLGRCYAEALAARGASVVVNDLGVALDGGIDGERPADEVAGAIEAAGGSAVADHHSVADPDQAQAIVQTALDAFGRIDILVNNAGISRTGRFAEQPVDEFLAVLDTHLYGALFTTRAAWPHMRAQGYGRVVMTVSALGFWGAPQNAAYGTAKAGVYGLARALAAEGEECGVRVNCVAPAAETRMSQERFAKPGSRTWRPALVAPAVLHLAHESCELNGEVISAFAGHFSRVQVVQGPGLRFDPRGEVEVEDFVAKLDDITAMNGAVCFANGHYDALGRPLGVDIRALVESSAAPVTPKEN; via the coding sequence GTGATTCGCTTCGACGGCCAAGTCGCTGTCGTCACCGGCGCAGGGCGCGGGTTGGGCCGCTGCTACGCCGAGGCGCTCGCCGCGCGCGGCGCCTCTGTCGTCGTGAACGACCTCGGCGTCGCCCTCGACGGCGGCATCGACGGTGAGCGGCCGGCAGACGAGGTGGCGGGCGCCATCGAAGCCGCCGGAGGCAGCGCCGTCGCCGACCACCACAGCGTGGCCGACCCCGACCAGGCGCAGGCCATCGTGCAGACCGCGCTCGACGCCTTCGGCCGTATCGACATCCTCGTGAACAACGCCGGCATCTCGCGCACCGGGCGCTTCGCCGAACAACCGGTCGACGAGTTCCTCGCCGTGCTCGACACCCACCTCTACGGGGCCCTCTTCACCACGCGCGCCGCGTGGCCCCACATGCGGGCACAGGGGTACGGCCGGGTGGTGATGACGGTTTCGGCGCTCGGTTTCTGGGGAGCCCCGCAAAACGCCGCGTACGGCACGGCCAAGGCCGGCGTGTACGGCTTGGCCCGGGCGTTGGCGGCGGAGGGGGAGGAGTGCGGGGTGCGGGTGAACTGCGTTGCTCCGGCGGCCGAGACCCGGATGTCGCAGGAGCGGTTCGCCAAGCCGGGCTCTCGAACCTGGCGCCCCGCCTTGGTGGCTCCCGCCGTGCTGCACCTTGCCCACGAGTCCTGCGAGCTGAACGGCGAGGTGATCTCGGCGTTCGCCGGTCACTTCTCGCGAGTGCAGGTCGTGCAAGGCCCGGGCCTCCGCTTCGACCCGCGTGGGGAGGTCGAAGTCGAGGACTTCGTTGCCAAGCTCGACGACATCACGGCCATGAACGGCGCTGTCTGCTTTGCCAACGGGCACTACGACGCGCTCGGCAGGCCGCTGGGCGTCGACATTCGCGCCCTCGTCGAGTCGTCGGCCGCGCCCGTCACCCCCAAGGAGAACTGA
- a CDS encoding AAA family ATPase, protein MSPAPTPRCRFETCRRDDTRASVSSLSEASHHVSLIGRTAERDAAMRAVEQAAHGVGGAVILEGEAGIGKSVLLRELADDVRSLGSVLFARADPIEGGLPYAAFANALASAPARAGEEVASLRTELAEALELGSATTVANVHAAAVRYLAVLRTYDPVFLVMDDPGVADADTVALISLLLRRPARFPLVLVATVRTPEGEPHPAFVALLDRLRRDELLTVVRLAPLSSGELRPLVETLLGCVPDESLIEELGAQTQGNPLFAREAVLGWDESGLLEKADGRCRLRGGSRRLPSDRRGALVRRVLRVGDDVRAVAQVTALLGTARLDRLDLVADLAGLYRADASRAFDTLVARGVLVPLDDEAFGFSHQLLREALYHGIPPARRWEWHLAVADWLAARPRSAAVVLELAVHKAETAVYGDRGAALALVAAGDLLSGAAPRSSIPRYERALSIMAEDEPDRASVSSRLARAQFLAGRPAEASATGLEALRVLAPGAERARTVGLVAEALNAVGAASEAVALLEETGVDAGDLRLGALRAHLLVYLGRVDDAVTITKAIEERLATAEPPPADRIATLVHVAHVHSLLHRHRSVEPVVAQLIEVAAAAPLPSQLTAYANVAYLAAERGDEARVADFLNRTEALMSASGWTLFRAEAALARMLHGYVKGDWDGALATVDHIADELEDSQSYTHLALLGAFKADILAKRGQWAHARRVLGEHAPSPAVDVFRAWAAGGVDLLTGDLDSARSVIEAALPQAAFAKGRCLLATRLAEVELAAGRPDRSAALVAEFACHDPEAADNHERVTARAVYGTATGDADVLADALGAARALGDVFVEATVHFALAELDVDSEANFAEAYRRFRQLDADPWRHRVVRELRRRGMKVPRYRRPRSDVLTDVELQIARLVQQGSRNREIAAVLSMSKKTVEANLTRIYVKVGVTSRLGLVHWLETASPL, encoded by the coding sequence GTGAGCCCGGCGCCGACGCCAAGATGCCGTTTCGAGACATGCCGAAGGGATGACACCAGGGCATCGGTATCCTCGCTGTCGGAGGCAAGCCATCACGTGTCGCTGATCGGGCGAACAGCAGAGCGAGACGCCGCCATGCGTGCCGTCGAGCAGGCGGCGCACGGTGTCGGTGGCGCAGTGATCCTCGAAGGGGAGGCGGGGATCGGCAAATCGGTGCTCTTGCGCGAGCTGGCCGACGACGTGCGGTCGCTCGGCAGCGTGCTCTTCGCTCGCGCCGACCCCATCGAGGGTGGTCTGCCGTACGCAGCCTTCGCCAACGCCTTGGCGTCGGCGCCCGCCCGGGCCGGGGAGGAGGTGGCATCGCTTCGGACCGAACTTGCCGAGGCTCTCGAACTCGGCTCGGCGACGACGGTTGCCAACGTGCATGCGGCCGCGGTGCGTTACCTCGCCGTCCTGCGCACCTACGACCCCGTCTTCCTGGTGATGGACGATCCGGGCGTGGCCGACGCGGACACGGTTGCACTCATCTCGCTGCTGCTGCGGCGCCCGGCGCGGTTTCCACTCGTGCTGGTGGCAACCGTCCGTACCCCTGAGGGCGAACCGCACCCGGCGTTCGTCGCCCTGCTCGACCGGTTGCGCCGCGACGAACTGCTCACGGTGGTGAGGCTGGCGCCGCTGTCGAGCGGGGAGCTACGACCCTTGGTCGAGACACTGCTGGGATGCGTGCCCGACGAGTCACTGATCGAAGAGTTGGGCGCCCAAACGCAAGGAAACCCGCTCTTCGCTCGCGAAGCGGTCCTCGGCTGGGACGAGTCGGGGCTTTTGGAGAAGGCGGACGGCCGTTGCCGGCTGCGAGGTGGATCGCGCCGACTACCGAGCGACCGCCGAGGAGCGCTGGTTCGACGCGTGCTGCGGGTCGGCGACGACGTGCGTGCCGTGGCCCAGGTGACGGCACTTCTCGGCACCGCCCGCCTCGACCGACTGGACTTGGTGGCCGACCTGGCGGGCCTGTACCGCGCTGACGCGTCACGCGCCTTCGACACCCTCGTCGCGCGCGGCGTGCTCGTCCCGCTCGACGACGAGGCCTTCGGCTTCTCGCACCAACTGCTCCGGGAGGCCCTGTACCACGGCATCCCTCCTGCCCGGCGTTGGGAGTGGCACCTGGCGGTGGCCGACTGGCTCGCCGCTCGGCCCCGCTCGGCGGCGGTGGTGCTCGAGTTGGCCGTACACAAGGCGGAGACCGCCGTCTACGGCGACCGCGGTGCCGCGCTTGCCCTCGTGGCGGCCGGCGACTTGCTGTCGGGCGCGGCCCCCCGCTCGTCGATCCCTCGATACGAGCGGGCGCTGTCGATCATGGCGGAGGACGAGCCCGACAGGGCGTCGGTGTCTTCCCGTCTGGCACGAGCACAGTTCCTGGCCGGGCGGCCGGCGGAGGCGAGCGCGACGGGGCTCGAGGCCCTTCGAGTGCTCGCACCCGGTGCCGAGCGTGCACGCACCGTCGGACTGGTGGCCGAAGCCCTTAACGCCGTCGGGGCCGCGTCGGAAGCGGTCGCCTTGCTCGAAGAGACCGGTGTCGACGCGGGAGACCTCCGCCTGGGGGCCCTGCGTGCCCACCTCCTCGTCTATCTCGGTCGAGTCGACGACGCCGTGACCATCACCAAGGCGATCGAGGAACGCCTCGCGACTGCAGAGCCGCCGCCCGCAGACCGCATCGCCACGCTTGTGCACGTCGCCCACGTGCACTCACTGCTCCACCGACATCGGTCGGTCGAACCTGTGGTCGCGCAGTTGATCGAGGTCGCCGCCGCCGCGCCGCTGCCGTCGCAACTGACTGCCTACGCCAACGTCGCCTACCTGGCCGCCGAGCGAGGCGACGAGGCGCGCGTGGCCGACTTCCTGAACCGCACGGAAGCACTCATGTCCGCGTCGGGCTGGACCCTCTTCCGCGCCGAAGCGGCGCTGGCGCGCATGCTCCACGGCTACGTCAAAGGGGATTGGGACGGTGCGCTGGCGACCGTCGACCACATCGCCGACGAGTTGGAGGACTCACAGTCGTATACGCATCTCGCGCTCCTCGGCGCGTTCAAGGCCGACATCCTCGCCAAGCGAGGGCAGTGGGCTCACGCCAGACGCGTCCTCGGAGAGCACGCCCCGTCGCCTGCCGTCGATGTCTTCCGCGCGTGGGCCGCGGGTGGGGTCGACTTGCTCACCGGCGACCTCGATTCGGCCCGCTCGGTGATCGAAGCCGCACTACCGCAGGCGGCGTTCGCCAAAGGCCGGTGCTTGCTCGCCACGCGGCTGGCGGAGGTTGAACTGGCCGCCGGACGACCGGATCGCTCTGCTGCCCTCGTTGCCGAGTTCGCCTGCCACGATCCCGAGGCAGCCGACAACCACGAACGCGTCACGGCGCGTGCGGTGTACGGCACCGCTACCGGCGACGCCGACGTGTTGGCCGATGCGCTCGGCGCGGCACGAGCGCTGGGCGACGTGTTCGTCGAGGCGACCGTTCACTTCGCCCTCGCCGAGCTCGACGTCGACAGCGAGGCGAACTTCGCCGAGGCGTACCGCAGGTTCCGGCAACTCGACGCCGACCCGTGGCGCCATCGCGTCGTCCGCGAGCTCAGGCGACGGGGGATGAAGGTCCCGCGTTACCGGCGACCACGTTCCGATGTGCTGACCGACGTCGAGCTTCAGATTGCCAGGTTGGTACAACAAGGCAGCCGCAACCGGGAGATCGCCGCGGTGCTGTCGATGAGCAAGAAGACCGTCGAGGCGAACCTCACGCGCATCTACGTGAAGGTCGGGGTCACGTCGCGGCTCGGACTCGTCCACTGGCTGGAAACAGCTTCGCCTCTATAG
- a CDS encoding acyl-CoA dehydrogenase family protein, protein MIPSALEEFERECVAFFEANAPRQAEGAPFVWGEGLEAAVMFGDFGGDAEDEQRRLAEAKAWRAKRFEAGLGWIGGPPEFGGRGLTQAHERVYAAVESQFVVPDQTVYVVGLGMVAPTILAHGTEVAKGRYLTAMHRGDVIGCQLFSEPSAGSDLAALACRAERDGDEWVVNGQKVWTSSAHVADIGEILCRTDVGRPKHRGITAFLVDMHAPGVTVRPIKQMNGGTSFNEVFLDNVRIPDDHRLGAVDDGWSVALTTLSNERASVGVGSTEGAALQGVTDATWLMEMLRHFGVEHDPLLRQKLARVYIGFRVAALNNRRAMAKVKAGQAPGPELSGSKLALTENLRAVADFVGTVLGPRLAADTGEWGTFAWSRFVTAVPGLRVAGGTDEIQRKIIAEQVLGLPREPGADAKMPFRDMPKG, encoded by the coding sequence TTGATCCCGTCCGCGCTCGAGGAGTTCGAGCGGGAGTGCGTGGCGTTCTTCGAGGCCAATGCCCCGCGCCAGGCCGAGGGAGCGCCCTTCGTGTGGGGCGAAGGGCTCGAGGCGGCGGTGATGTTCGGCGACTTCGGCGGTGATGCCGAAGACGAACAGCGCCGGCTGGCGGAAGCGAAGGCGTGGCGGGCCAAGCGCTTCGAGGCAGGGCTCGGCTGGATCGGCGGGCCGCCCGAGTTCGGTGGCCGTGGGCTGACCCAGGCCCACGAGCGCGTCTACGCGGCGGTGGAGTCGCAGTTCGTCGTGCCCGACCAGACCGTCTACGTCGTGGGCTTGGGCATGGTGGCGCCGACGATCCTGGCTCACGGCACCGAGGTCGCCAAGGGCCGCTACCTCACAGCCATGCACCGCGGTGACGTCATCGGCTGTCAGCTGTTCAGCGAGCCGAGCGCAGGGTCGGACCTGGCCGCGCTGGCCTGCCGGGCGGAACGTGACGGCGACGAGTGGGTGGTGAACGGGCAGAAGGTGTGGACGTCGAGCGCGCACGTCGCCGACATCGGCGAGATCCTCTGCCGCACGGACGTCGGGAGGCCCAAGCACCGGGGCATCACGGCATTCCTCGTCGACATGCACGCCCCGGGGGTGACGGTACGGCCGATCAAGCAGATGAACGGCGGCACTTCGTTCAACGAGGTTTTCCTCGACAACGTCCGCATTCCCGACGACCACCGTCTCGGGGCCGTCGACGACGGCTGGTCGGTTGCTCTCACCACGCTGTCCAACGAGCGGGCATCGGTAGGGGTCGGCAGCACGGAGGGAGCGGCCCTCCAAGGCGTCACCGATGCGACGTGGCTGATGGAGATGCTCCGCCACTTCGGCGTCGAGCACGATCCCCTGCTGCGCCAGAAGCTCGCTCGTGTCTACATCGGGTTCCGGGTTGCGGCACTTAACAACCGACGCGCCATGGCGAAGGTGAAGGCGGGGCAGGCGCCGGGGCCGGAGCTGTCGGGTTCGAAGCTGGCGCTCACCGAGAACCTCCGGGCCGTCGCCGACTTCGTCGGCACCGTTCTCGGTCCGCGGCTTGCTGCGGACACCGGCGAGTGGGGCACGTTCGCATGGTCGCGGTTCGTCACCGCGGTGCCTGGCCTCCGCGTCGCAGGGGGCACCGACGAGATCCAGCGCAAGATCATCGCCGAGCAGGTGCTCGGCCTGCCTCGTGAGCCCGGCGCCGACGCCAAGATGCCGTTTCGAGACATGCCGAAGGGATGA
- a CDS encoding acyl-CoA dehydrogenase family protein, producing MLAPRVERLLAEHPPTEVDPRRFLGAQFDAGLAWVHFPEGHGGLGLDPGDQVVVDELLRDAGAPTTPVVSMIGLGMGAPVVMTHGSEEQKRRYLRPLFTGEEIWCQLFSEPGAGSDVAALATTATRDGDEWVVNGQKVWTSVAHVARWGMLAARTDPDQPKHKGMTYFVMDMHASGVEIRPLRQITGDAEFNEVFFSDARVPDSERLGDVGEGWTVMLTTLMNERVAIGGIVQPRGGGMIGVAVEAWRKAGDKSPVLRDRLAGLWVEAECLRLTALRAAAGRNSGVPGPEGSIGKLVGALLNQRITEFCLDVLGPAGTLYGSYEMEQRPRGHEIFDDLPRAFLRARANSIEGGTSEVMRNILGERVLGLPGDVRVDRDRSWREVPRN from the coding sequence ATGTTGGCCCCGCGAGTCGAACGACTGCTCGCGGAGCACCCGCCCACGGAGGTGGACCCGCGCCGGTTCCTCGGTGCGCAGTTCGACGCGGGCCTGGCGTGGGTGCACTTTCCGGAGGGGCACGGCGGGCTCGGGCTCGACCCCGGGGACCAGGTGGTGGTCGACGAACTGCTCCGCGACGCCGGTGCACCGACAACACCTGTCGTGTCGATGATCGGCCTCGGCATGGGCGCTCCCGTGGTAATGACGCACGGCAGCGAGGAGCAGAAACGCCGGTACCTCCGCCCTCTCTTCACGGGCGAGGAGATCTGGTGCCAGCTCTTCAGCGAGCCGGGTGCCGGTTCCGACGTCGCCGCGCTTGCCACCACGGCGACCCGCGACGGCGACGAGTGGGTCGTCAACGGCCAGAAGGTGTGGACCTCGGTTGCCCACGTCGCCCGTTGGGGGATGCTCGCCGCCCGCACCGACCCCGACCAGCCGAAGCACAAGGGCATGACCTACTTCGTCATGGACATGCACGCTTCCGGCGTCGAGATCCGCCCCCTGCGTCAGATCACCGGTGATGCGGAGTTCAACGAGGTCTTCTTCTCCGACGCCCGGGTTCCCGACAGCGAGCGCTTGGGTGACGTGGGGGAGGGCTGGACGGTGATGCTCACCACCCTTATGAACGAGCGCGTGGCGATCGGCGGGATCGTGCAGCCACGTGGCGGCGGGATGATCGGGGTTGCCGTCGAGGCGTGGCGCAAGGCAGGCGACAAGTCGCCCGTGCTGCGTGATCGTCTGGCGGGACTATGGGTGGAGGCGGAGTGCCTGCGCCTTACGGCATTGCGCGCCGCGGCGGGCCGCAACAGCGGGGTGCCGGGTCCCGAAGGCTCGATCGGCAAGCTCGTCGGCGCCCTGCTCAACCAGCGCATCACCGAGTTCTGCCTCGACGTGCTCGGGCCTGCGGGCACGTTGTACGGCAGCTACGAGATGGAACAACGGCCGCGTGGCCACGAGATCTTCGACGACCTGCCCCGTGCGTTCCTCCGCGCGCGCGCGAACTCCATCGAGGGTGGCACGTCCGAGGTGATGCGGAACATCCTCGGTGAGCGGGTCCTCGGGTTGCCGGGCGACGTGCGCGTCGACCGTGATCGTTCGTGGCGGGAGGTGCCGCGCAATTGA